From one Cucurbita pepo subsp. pepo cultivar mu-cu-16 chromosome LG17, ASM280686v2, whole genome shotgun sequence genomic stretch:
- the LOC111778223 gene encoding N-terminal acetyltransferase A complex catalytic subunit NAA10-like — MVCIRKAVVDDLMAMQACNLFCLPENYQMKYYFYHILSWPQLLYVAEDYNGRIVGYVLAKMEEESNECHGHITSLAVLRTHRKLGLATKLMSAAQNAMEQVYGAEYVSLHVRKSNRAAFNLYTETLGYKIHDIEAKYYADGEDAYDMRKQLKGKQIHGTGHHHHHHHHPHHHHHHGHGHGHGHQHGGGCCSGGDSGSVAEVKAESKGNASKADSKAN, encoded by the coding sequence ATGGTCTGCATACGCAAGGCGGTTGTTGACGACCTTATGGCAATGCAAGCCTGCAACCTATTTTGCCTGCCGGAGAATTACCAGATGAAATACTACTTCTACCATATTCTTTCCTGGCCTCAACTTCTTTACGTCGCCGAAGATTACAACGGCCGGATCGTCGGCTACGTTTTGGCtaaaatggaggaagaaagcaACGAGTGCCATGGACATATTACCTCACTTGCTGTGTTACGAACGCATCGGAAGCTCGGTTTAGCTACTAAACTCATGAGCGCGGCTCAGAACGCCATGGAACAAGTTTATGGAGCGGAATATGTCTCCCTCCATGTGAGGAAGAGTAATCGGGCtgcttttaatttatatacgGAGACTTTGGGGTATAAGATTCATGATATTGAGGCGAAGTACTACGCGGATGGTGAGGATGCTTATGATATGAGGAAGCAGCTTAAGGGAAAGCAAATTCATGGAACCGggcaccaccaccaccaccatcatcATCCTCACCATCACCACCATCATGGTCATGGTCATGGACACGGGCATCAGCATGGTGGGGGGTGTTGTTCTGGCGGTGATTCCGGGAGTGTTGCTGAGGTAAAAGCAGAGTCTAAGGGCAATGCATCGAAAGCGGACTCTAAGGCTAATTAG